The stretch of DNA CCGAGGCTGAGGCATTTGCCGCCGCGGGCTACACCAATCTGCTCTACGCCGTCGGCATCGCCCCCCATAAACTTGCTCGCGTTGCGGCGCTGATGGCTAAAGGCGTGAACCTGCATATTCTGCTCGACAGCGAGCCGCAGGCCGACGCCATAGCCGCATTTGGCAAAGAGCATGGCCTCAAATTTTCGGTATTTATTGAAGTTGACTGCGACGGTCATCGCGGCGGTTTGCCGCCGCACAGCGACGAACTTTTGACGCTGGCCCGCCTAATTGAGGCAAGTGGTTCAACGCTGACCGGGCTGCTGGCTCACGCCGGGGAATCCTATAGCTGCCGCACCGACGAAGCTATTTTAGCCGCCGCCAGAGCCGAATGCGCCGCGATCAAAACCGCCGGTGACCGCCTACGAGCACACGGTTACGCCTGCCCGATATTAAGCGTTGGCGCGACGCCGACCGCACACTTTGCGGACGATCTTTCCGGCATAACCGAAGTCAGAGCCGGGGTGTTTACCACCTTCGACCTGGTGATGAAAAACGTCGGCGTCTGCCGCCTGGAGGATATTGCGATTAGCATCGTCACCACGGTTATCGGGCACAATAAAGAAAAAGGCTGGGTATTTATCGATGCCGGATGGATGGCGCTTTCCCGTGACAGGGGTACGGCAGGCCAAAGCCAGGACTACGGCTATGGGCTGGTGTGCAGCCTGAGCGGCGATCACTACGAAAACCTGCTGGTTACCACCACCAACCAGGAACACGGGATTATTGCCCTGCCGCCAAACGCTGCCTTTACCGTCGAGAATTTCCCCGTCGGCAGCCGGGTACGTATTCTGCCCAACCACGCGTGTGCCACCGCCGCTATGCATCTGCAATATCAGGTTTTGAGCGACGATGGTCAGGGGCACGAGGTCTGG from Cedecea neteri encodes:
- a CDS encoding DSD1 family PLP-dependent enzyme — translated: MPANWMTTLDTPFLLIEKSKYLRNIERLYSRIHALGSVVRPHLKTLRSIEAASYLLAQGDSPSTVSTLAEAEAFAAAGYTNLLYAVGIAPHKLARVAALMAKGVNLHILLDSEPQADAIAAFGKEHGLKFSVFIEVDCDGHRGGLPPHSDELLTLARLIEASGSTLTGLLAHAGESYSCRTDEAILAAARAECAAIKTAGDRLRAHGYACPILSVGATPTAHFADDLSGITEVRAGVFTTFDLVMKNVGVCRLEDIAISIVTTVIGHNKEKGWVFIDAGWMALSRDRGTAGQSQDYGYGLVCSLSGDHYENLLVTTTNQEHGIIALPPNAAFTVENFPVGSRVRILPNHACATAAMHLQYQVLSDDGQGHEVWQRIVGW